In the Spirochaetia bacterium 38H-sp genome, CCATTCTCTTGCTGTTGATGCCGCAACTTTGCCGGAAAATTTTGAGATTAGTGCCACAAGTCCGGATGGAGAAATTATGGGAATACGGCATAAGGAATATGTTCTAGAAGGGGTTCAGTTTCATCCAGAGTCAATAGGACAGAAAGAAGGCAAAAGAATTCTTTCTAATTTTCTCACATATAAGAGAGAGCCCTTTGATATACGATCTTTTATATCCGCAAGGCTTGATAAAAAGGATGCCAGCAGAGAGGAGGCGGAAGCCTTTATGGATGAGCTTACATCCGGCAACCTAAGTCCTGCTCAGATAGCCGGAGCACTTGTTGCAATAAACGCCAAAGGCTTTGCTTCTCAGGAGGTAGCTGGCTGTGCAGCTGTCTTAAGAAAAAAAGCTGTCAGAATAAATCCTGATAAAAAAGTTCTTGATACATGCGGTACAGGAGGAGACGGGTTGGGAACCTTTAATATCTCTTCTTTTTCTGCTCTCATTGCAGCAAGCTGCGGTGCATCAGTAGCAAAGCATGGTAACAGAGCTGTAAGCTCAAAGAGCGGTAGTGCAGATTTTTATGCTGCAATGGGGCTTCCTGTTGAGCTTCCTCCTTCAGAAGCGGAAAAAATGCTCAATAAAGAGGGCTTTGCGTTTCTTTTTGCTCCTCTATATCATAAAGCAATGAGATATGCAGCAGCACCAAGGAAAGAATTAGGGATAAAGACCATAATGAATTTCCTTGGGCCATTATCCAATCCCGCCTTTGCATCTTACCAGCTTATAGGTGTTTTTTCTAAAAACTATCTTAGGCTCATGGCAGAAGCGGCAATACAGCTCGGAGTAGAAAAAATTATGACGGTACATGCAGAAGATGGCCAGGATGAGATATCTGTTTGTGGAAAAACGCATTATATTTTGGCTGATAAAGATGGTAACATAGAAGAGGGCTCTATTACTCCTGAGGATATGGGACTTGCAAGATACAATGTATCTGAGCTTATATTTGGTGATGTATCAGATAATGTCACCATAGCAGAAAGACTGCTTGATGGGGAGGGGCCTGATGCTGTAAAGGCCGCAGTGTGTGCCAATGCAGGAGCTGCTCTATATGTTGCTGGATTTGCAGCAAGCATAAAGAGCGGAGTCATGATGGCTATGGATGCTCTTTCTACGGGTAGAACAAAGGCTTATGTAAACAGGATTAGAAGTTATGCAAAAAATTAAAACAGATAGTGATATAGGTATAAAAGAGGATATTTTAAAAAAAATAATATATGACAGAATAAAGAGAATAGATAGGTATGGACATACCCAGGGATTAACTATTCCAGATAAACGGCAGTATCCTGTTATCCCTTTTGGGAGGGCGCCTTTTATTATAACGGAGATTAAACGCTGCTCGCCTTCTAGGGGTAATATAGCCGGAGGTATGGATATATATTTACAAGCAGAAAAATATGTAAAACAAGGATCACGTAATATCTCAGTCCTTACGGAAGAGCAATATTTTGGAGGTTCCTTAAGCGATCTTATGACCATAAAGGCCAGGTTCCCTCAGATTTCCATACTGAGA is a window encoding:
- a CDS encoding bifunctional anthranilate synthase component II/anthranilate phosphoribosyltransferase; its protein translation is MYLLIDNYDSFTYNLFQYISEITDKEIKVARNDEISIQEIESLSPEAIIISPGPGRPEDAGISLETIKTFAGRIPILGVCLGHQCIAQAFGARIIQAKAIMHGKTDMINHDGRGVFRMLPSPLESMRYHSLAVDAATLPENFEISATSPDGEIMGIRHKEYVLEGVQFHPESIGQKEGKRILSNFLTYKREPFDIRSFISARLDKKDASREEAEAFMDELTSGNLSPAQIAGALVAINAKGFASQEVAGCAAVLRKKAVRINPDKKVLDTCGTGGDGLGTFNISSFSALIAASCGASVAKHGNRAVSSKSGSADFYAAMGLPVELPPSEAEKMLNKEGFAFLFAPLYHKAMRYAAAPRKELGIKTIMNFLGPLSNPAFASYQLIGVFSKNYLRLMAEAAIQLGVEKIMTVHAEDGQDEISVCGKTHYILADKDGNIEEGSITPEDMGLARYNVSELIFGDVSDNVTIAERLLDGEGPDAVKAAVCANAGAALYVAGFAASIKSGVMMAMDALSTGRTKAYVNRIRSYAKN